A stretch of DNA from Fibrobacter sp.:
CTTTCAAAGAAGATGAAAGGTACAGGCTGGAAACGGCCCAGAAGGGGAATTTCAAGCAACAGCTGGGTAAAGCTGTCTTCGAATTCGGTTCTGCCACCAGCGAAATACTTGGTAGTTTCGTAAGTCTTGGCGAAGTTTCGAATGGAGAAGTTCACTTCCGGTGCGACGTAAATCATGGGCATGATCTGAACATGCAGGGCACCACCCATATCTACGTTAATCTGGCCAAGGCCATCAGCATCACCGATACCGATAGCGAGACGACCACCAATGCGGATCGGGCTATCCGGTGAAAGAATGGAATGACCGTGGTGCGGTTCCGGACGCGGACGAGGAGGCGGAGGAGGAGGGTCGTTATGGGGACGACGATGAACGCCTTCAACAGACTGGGGTTCAAAAGAGGACAAAGATGCGCCGAACTGAGCAAAAGACGGAACAGCGAGGCCACAAGCCAAAGCCATTACGGTAATGAATTTCTTCATGATTTTCT
This window harbors:
- a CDS encoding PorT family protein; amino-acid sequence: MKKFITVMALACGLAVPSFAQFGASLSSFEPQSVEGVHRRPHNDPPPPPPRPRPEPHHGHSILSPDSPIRIGGRLAIGIGDADGLGQINVDMGGALHVQIMPMIYVAPEVNFSIRNFAKTYETTKYFAGGRTEFEDSFTQLLLEIPLLGRFQPVPFIFFESGFKLGVNMASFYSDDYVTYYSNGDVYDRGSYDIGDWEPSPINFSFILGAGGTVRSEGRWVDVGLRFGFDLNSTKFDFAIDDAGHKHVVGEGHPWTVQFQATYLL